A portion of the Periophthalmus magnuspinnatus isolate fPerMag1 chromosome 2, fPerMag1.2.pri, whole genome shotgun sequence genome contains these proteins:
- the LOC117384548 gene encoding trace amine-associated receptor 1-like: MEQGSGDWSLCFPHLNSSCRRLQQPLSSTALLYTLLALISLLTVVLNLLVIVSIFHFRQLHTPTNALLQSLAVSDLVVGLLVMPIEGVRYMEMCWLLGRLLCALTPYVSYCLLSASLGNMVLISIDRYLAICDPLLYSSKVSLSRVRALICLCWACSLLYNGCILIGHLSQPQRYSTCHGECVVVISHTAGTVDLFVTCVGPCTVMIVLYIRVFAVAASQARAMRVRIASTAIVSVATMAKPSEKKAARTLGVVILVFLICFCPYYYPAIAGVETSNMLSYFSILSWIMLLNSCMNPLIYAMFYPWFRKAVKLIITFRILQPHSKEHTF, translated from the coding sequence ATGGAGCAGGGCAGTGGGGACTGGTCTTTGTGCTTCCCTCACTTGAACAGCTCGTGCAGGCGTCTGCAGcagcctctctcctccacagcgCTCCTCTACACTCTTCTGGCTCTGATTTCTTTGCTCACTGTCGTTCTCAATCTGCTGGTGATTGTGTCCATCTTTCACTTTAGGCAGCTGCACACGCCCACCAACGCCCTGCTGCAGTCCCTGGCTGTGTCTGATCTGGTGGTGGGTTTGCTGGTGATGCCTATAGAGGGGGTGCGGTACATGGAGATGTGCTGGCTGCTGGGCAGGCTGCTGTGTGCTCTCACTCCTTATGTGTCCTACTGCCTGCTGTCAGCCTCTTTAGGAAACATGGTGCTCATCTCTATAGACCGCTACCTGGCCATCTGTGACCCTCTGCTCTACTCGTCCAAAGTGAGCCTGAGCAGAGTGCGTGCGCTCATCTGTCTGTGCTGGGCCTGTTCTCTGCTCTATAACGGCTGTATTCTGATAGGACACCTGAGCCAGCCCCAGCGCTACAGCACCTGTCACGGAGAGTGTGTGGTGGTCATTAGCCACACCGCAGGAACTGTTGACCTCTTTGTCACTTGTGTGGGCCCCTGCACGGTCATGATAGTTTTGTACATACGAGTGTTTGCTGTTGCGGCCTCTCAAGCACGTGCAATGCGCGTAAGAATAGCCTCAACTGCTATTGTCTCTGTAGCAACAATGGCCAAACCATCAGAGAAGAAGGCAGCCAGAACTCTGGGTGTTGTAATTCTAGTGTTTCTCATTTGCTTCTGTCCATACTATTATCCTGCTATTGCTGGGGTTGAAACGTCAAATATGTTGTCATACTTCTCTATTCTGTCCTGGATCATGCTGCTAAACTCATGCATGAATCCTCTGATTTATGCCATGTTTTATCCATGGTTTAGAAAAGCTGTTAAACTCATCATCACATTCAGAATACTGCAGCCCCACTCAAAAGAGCATACTTTTTAA
- the LOC129456810 gene encoding uncharacterized protein LOC129456810 gives MNVLSDADYPGFHPDMNEKAKSHEACDKNWSGITASTPHHCSKLLWLPECTEKQVDKGSYNTVKKSNEGPSSDVIEELFCPTLPSAALAPLALGVNQGPHIDVIKQGYLGKQEQKHRRYFVLRAGSHSGPSRLEWYKTQERFTAVETSAGETGLFGSHKQGVIFLRCCLGVSLITSSRKDYKVALYAKNQTLVFVGKDDEEQQEWYTAIKELMEEELQDADREDFDEEDAGYCTLPPASFFKQVWPVTVKPRGLGRSKALTGEILLCLTASSLVLVRVGHDHELPSVTLPLLAVRRFGHLDGSFFLELGRSAPHGPGEIWMEASEEGNLSLAQQIHEIVREAVRALRVIPDFNWSSSPSKSSGSLYHSLFALKRSRPKQREKQGHCRPSGPQVLCESLHSHSHSDPDMEETLRTDSVRTEPSSEPEAECYMEMKTEHSPPREGPGYVLMTPQLSQSLHQDDYVSMTSPQKEALTKQASLSFLQTSFRCRSDVQTPPPWTLFSGQQSNPQGVTVWSTSSPMRRSGGLRPISLFGRGSLEVASSLPTPQQTVRGGLLSCLPSCLQPNRS, from the exons ATGAATGTCTTAAGTGATGCGGACTAcccag GTTTCCATCCTGATATGAATGAAAAGGCAAAATCACATGAAGCATGTGATAAGAACTGGAGTGGTATCACTGCTTCAACTCCCCATCACTGTTCTAAGCTCCTCTGGCTGCCTGAATGTACAGAAAAACAAGTAGACAAGGGGAGTTATAATACTGTGAAGAAATCCAATGAAGGCCCTTCATCTGATGTCATTGAGGAGCTCTTCTGTCCCACTCTGCCCTCTGCTGCTCTGGCCCCTCTGGCTCTCGGAGTGAACCAGGGCCCCCACATCGATGTCATCAAACAGGGCTATCTGGGAAAGCAAGAGCAAAAGCACAGAAGATATTTTGTCCTGAGAGCTGGAAGTCACTCCGGGCCTAGTCGACTTGAGTGGTACAAAACACAAGAGAGGTTCACAGCAGTGGAAACGTCTGCTGGCGAAACAGGGCTTTTTGGCTCTCACAAGCAAGG GGTCATTTTCCTGAGGTGCTGCCTTGGTGTGAGTCTGATCACAAGCTCCAGAAAAGACTACAAAGTTGCCCTGTATGCTAAAAACCAAACCTTAGTGTTTGTGGGGAAGGATGACGAAGAACAACAAGAGTGGTACACGGCCATTAAGGAGCTGATGGAGGAAGAGCTACAGGATGCAGACAGAGAGGACTTTGATGAAGAGGATGCAGGTTACTGCACTTTACCCCCGGCTtccttctttaaacag GTGTGGCCGGTCACTGTGAAGCCCAGAGGTCTGGGCCGCTCCAAAGCTCTCACAGGTGAGATCCTTTTGTGTCTTACGGCTTCTTCTCTGGTCTTAGTCCGAGTGGGCCATGACCATGAACTGCCCTCAGTCACGCTGCCCCTGCTGGCTGTGCGGCGCTTTGGTCATTTGGATGGATCTTTCTTTCTGGAGCTGGGCAGATCTGCTCCTCATGGGCCTGGAGAGATCTGGATGGAAGCAAGTGAGGAAG GAAATTTGTCACTGGCACAACAAATTCATGAGATTGTCCGTGAAGCGGTGAGGGCTCTAAGAGTTATTCCAGACTTTAACTGGTCCTCAAGTCCCAGTAAGAGCAGTGGCTCTCTGTACCACAGCCTCTTTGCCCTAAAGCGTAGCCGCCCAAAACAAAGGGAGAAGCAGGGCCACTGTAGACCCAGTGGCCCTCAGGTCTTATGTGAAAGCCTGCACAGTCACAGCCATAGTGACCCTGACATGGAGGAGACACTGAGAACAGACAGTGTGAGGACAGAGCCCAGCTCTGAGCCAGAGGCTGAATGTTAcatggagatgaagacagaacATTCTCCACCTAGAGAGGGGCCTGGATATGTGCTCATGACCCCACAGCTCAGTCAGAGCCTCCATCAGGACGACTATGTATCTATGACCAGCCCACAGAAAGAGGCTCTGACCAAACAAGCATCACTCTCTTTTCTACAGACCTCGTTCAG gtgtcGCTCAGATGTGCAGACTCCACCGCCCTGGACACTGTTCTCAGGTCAACAGTCTAACCCACAAGGTGTGACGGTTTGGAGCACCTCCTCCCCCATGAGGAGATCTGGGGGCCTCAGACCCATCTCCCTGTTTGGTAGAGGGTCTTTGGAAGTGGCCAGTTCACTGCCTACACCGCAGCAGACTGTCAGGGGAGGCCTGCTGTCATGTCTGCCATCCTGTCTCCAGCCAAACAGATCATGA
- the LOC117383720 gene encoding trace amine-associated receptor 13c-like → MEGSGDSSWCFPHLNSSCRRLQQPLSSTALIYTLLALISLLTVVLNLLVIVSIFHFRQLHTPTNALLQSLAVSDLVVGLLVMPIEGVRNMEMCWLLGRLLCALTPYVSYCLLSASLGNMVLISIDRYLAICDPLLYSSKVSLSRVRVLICLCWACSLLYNGCILMGHLSQPQRYSTCHGECVVVITHTAGTVDLLVSFVTPCTIMVVLYIRVFAAAVAQVRAGRKRVTSNVEETGPRVKRSETKAARTLGIVVAVFLMCFCPFYYPAFTGEDTSTSLSYYALLSWIMLLNSSMNPLIYAMFYPWFRKAVKLIITFRILQPHSKEAIVL, encoded by the coding sequence ATGGAGGGCAGTGGGGACTCATCTTGGTGCTTCCCTCACTTGAACAGCTCGTGCAGGCGTCTGCAGcagcctctctcctccacagcgCTCATTTACACTCTTCTGGCTCTGATTTCTTTGCTCACTGTCGTTCTCAATCTGCTGGTGATTGTGTCCATCTTTCACTTTAGGCAGCTGCACACGCCCACCAACGCCCTGCTGCAGTCCCTGGCTGTGTCTGACCTGGTGGTGGGTTTGCTGGTGATGCCTATAGAGGGGGTGCGGAACATGGAGATGTGCTGGCTGCTGGGCAGGCTGCTGTGTGCTCTCACTCCTTATGTGTCCTACTGCCTGCTGTCAGCCTCTTTAGGAAACATGGTGCTCATCTCTATAGACCGCTACCTGGCCATCTGTGACCCTCTGCTCTACTCGTCCAAAGTGAGCCTGAGCAGAGTGCGTGTGCTCATCTGTCTGTGCTGGGCCTGTTCTCTGCTCTATAACGGCTGTATTCTGATGGGACACCTGAGCCAGCCCCAGCGCTACAGCACCTGTCACGGAGAGTGTGTGGTGGTCATTACTCACACCGCAGGAACCGTtgacctgcttgtttctttTGTGACACCGTGCACAATCATGGTTGTACTGTACATCCGTGTGTTTGCAGCAGCTGTAGCTCAAGTACGAGCCGGTCGGAAAAGAGTAACCTCAAATGTAGAGGAAACAGGCCCCAGAGTGAAACGCTCTGAGACCAAAGCGGCCAGGACTCTGGGCATTGTCGTAGCAGTGTTTCTAATGTGTTTCTGTCCTTTTTACTATCCCGCATTCACAGGAGAGGACACGTCCACCAGTCTGTCTTACTACGCACTCTTGTCCTGGATCATGCTGCTGAACTCGAGCATGAACCCTCTGATTTATGCCATgttttatccctggtttagaaaAGCTGTTAAACTCATCATCACATTCAGAATACTGCAGCCCCACTCCAAAGAGGCCATTGTCCTCTAG
- the LOC117382100 gene encoding cytochrome P450 4F3, translated as MTIAHITYSLAVCFCLFLTMSILHGAVNVLLRFYSPSHILLVIGAGLGSMVVIWTANLLMRHAWYSHKLSCFSKPPTHSWLIGHLGQMQSTEEGLLQVDELVKTYKHSCSWFFGPFYHFVRIFHPDFAKPLLMAHGNITVKDELVYGHLRPWLGESLLISNGDVWSRKRRLLTPAFHFDILKNYIVIFNSSTNSMHEKWKRMILNGKNNIEMFNDVTLMTLDSLLKCAFSCNSNCQESTSGYVQAIVEMSDLIMERRLKMLHHWDWLYWKTEQGKRFKKALSIVHGYTRDVVQKRRALISQQTKSEISMTAQRRKDFVDIILSAKDEDGQGLSDEEILAEANTFMFAGHDTTASAICWTLYNLAQHSHYQEKCREEVKELLKERNGQEIEWEDLTSLPFTTMCIKESLRLHSPVQAVTRKYTQDMTLPGNRTVPKGVICLVSIYGTHHNPIVWSNPHEFDPMRFDPNNREAQSSSAFIPFSAGPRNCIGQKFALAELKVVVALTLLRFRLSPGVNPDGGTTDVRRLPQLVLRAEGGLWLQVEPLNSKGS; from the exons ATGACCATAGCTCACATCACATACAGTTTGGCCGTatgtttttgcctttttctCACCATGTCTATTCTTCATGGTGCTGTGAATGTGCTGCTCAGGTTCTACAGTCCCTCTCACATCCTGTTGGTGATCGGAGCAGGATTGGGGTCGATGGTTGTGATCTGGACCGCAAACCTGTTGATGCGCCACGCCTGGTATTCACACAAGCTGTCTTGCTTCAGCAAGCCGCCTACACACTCATGGCTGATAGGGCATCTGGGCCAG ATGCAGAGCACAGAGGAAGGTCTTCTCCAGGTGGACGAGCTGGTGAAGACTTACAAACACTCCTGCAGCTGGTTCTTTGGGCCCTTCTATCACTTCGTCAGGATTTTCCACCCAGACTTTGCCAAACCTCTGCTCATGGCACATG GTAATATCACGGTAAAAGATGAACTCGTCTATGGCCACTTGCGCCCATGGCTGG GAGAGAGTCTGTTGATCAGTAATGGTGACGTGTGGTCTCGTAAAAGGCGTCTCTTAACTCCTGCATTTCATTTTGACATTCTGAAGAACTACATCGTCATATTTAACTCTTCAACCAACAGCATGCAT GAAAAGTGGAAGCGTATGATCCTGAATGGAAAAAACAATATAGAGATGTTTAATGATGTCACCCTGATGACTTTGGATAGTTTACTCAAATGTGCTTTTAGCTGCAACAGCAACTGTCAGGA ATCCACCAGCGGGTATGTGCAGGCCATTGTTGAGATGAGTGATCTGATCATGGAAAGGAGGCTTAAAATGTTACACCACTGGGATTGGCTTTACTGGAAGACAGAGCAGGGGAAACGGTTCAAGAAGGCGTTGAGCATTGTGCATGG ATATACTAGAGATGTGGTTCAGAAGCGACGTGCTCTCATCAGTCAACAGACAAAGAGTGAGATCTCTATGACGGCCCAGAGGAGGAAAGACTTTGTGGACATTATACTGTCTGCAAAG GATGAAGATGGACAAGGTTTGTCAGATGAGGAGATTCTAGCTGAGGCCAACACGTTCATGTTTGCAG GTCATGACACAACAGCCAGTGCAATTTGCTGGACTCTGTATAATTTAGCTCAACACAGCCATTACCAAGAAAAATGCAGAGAGGAAGTgaaggagctgttaaaagaaCGCAACGGACAAGAAATTGAATG GGAGGATTTGACCAGCCTCCCCTTCACCACCATGTGCATCAAAGAAAGTCTACGGCTCCACTCTCCAGTTCAAGCTGTCACCAGGAAATACACCCAAGACATGACTCTGCCTGGAAACCGAACTGTCCCTAAGG GTGTCATTTGCTTGGTCAGTATCTACGGCACGCATCACAACCCCATTGTCTGGTCAAATCCCCAt gagTTTGATCCCATGCGTTTTGACCCAAACAACAGAGAAGCACAATCTTCCTCTGCTTTCATCCCCTTTTCAGCAGGCCCACG GAACTGCATTGGACAAAAATTTGCCCTGGCAGAACTGAAAGTAGTGGTGGCGCTGACCCTGCTCCGATTTCGCCTCAGTCCTGGAGTCAACCCTGACGGGGGGACGACTGACGTGCGACGCCTTCCTCAACTGGTTCTGCGAGCTGAAGGAGGACTGTGGCTGCAGGTGGAACCACTCAACTCTAAAGGATCATAG